The following are encoded together in the Ovis aries strain OAR_USU_Benz2616 breed Rambouillet chromosome X, ARS-UI_Ramb_v3.0, whole genome shotgun sequence genome:
- the LOC106991989 gene encoding small nuclear ribonucleoprotein G-like, which produces MSKAHPPKLKKFMDKKLSLKLNGGRHVQGILQGFDPFMNLVIDECVEMATSGQQNNTGMVVIRGNSIIMLEALERV; this is translated from the coding sequence ATGAGCAAAGCTCACCCTCCCAAGTTGAAGAAATTTATGGACAAGAAGTTATCATTGAAATTAAATGGTGGCAGACATGTCCAAGGAATATTGCAGGGATTTGATCCCTTTATGAATCTTGTGATAGATGAATGTGTGGAGATGGCAACTAGTGGGCAACAGAACAATACTGGAATGGTGGTAATACGAGGAAATAGTATCATCATGTTAGAAGCCTTGGAACGAGTATGA